A section of the Schistosoma haematobium chromosome ZW, whole genome shotgun sequence genome encodes:
- the SCHIP1_1 gene encoding Schwannomin interacting protein 1, variant 2 (EggNog:ENOG410V919~COG:S), with product MEAIVAEPYLDNNDYRTGQNNIETNLFSTVNCIKTNDSIQTINSLNDNEISLNSIEDYDDNNSQRLTLNGNSSFVNHKNEKNRTSSSISGRSSLLLAFESSVNLIDLLNEINMYYERLLDQCRQDCFDARSVVYLQELIKNHKRFQTETQIAIIQVPKISAMQAEVERTKISSITPNIATLLRVDYRKFQISKEELIQFSIFQLKVIMNDLHSRIESLNNSLMLSLVERDELHLEQGGKLIALEDIKSWIKELSIRSSIPQVRRQLFLNLSSNLSNNTYSNDIFPKPQTKHNTLPKRPQWMTSLFGRASQRHTLSL from the exons ATGGAAGCAATAGTTGCTGAACCTTATTTGGACAATAATGATTATAGAACTGGACAAAATAATATAgaaactaatttattttcaactgttaactgtattaaaacaaatgatAGTATTCAAACAATTAACTCGTTGAATGACAATGAAATTAGTTTGAAtagtattgaagattatgatgataataattcacAGAGACTAACATTGAATGGTAATTCATCTTTTGTAAAtcataaaaatgaaaagaacCGTACAAGTTCATCAATATCTGGAAGATCAtctttattattagcttttgAATCTTCGgttaatttaattgatttattgaatgAG ATCAATATGTATTATGAACGATTATTAGATCAATGTAGACAAGATTGTTTTGATGCACGATCTGTTGTTTATTTACAAGAACTAATAAAGAATCATAAACGATTTCAAACAGAAACACAAATTGCTATTATCCAG GTTCCAAAAATATCCGCAATGCAAGCAGAAGTTGAACGTACAAAGATTTCATCGATAACTCCAAATATAGCAACATTA CTTCGAGTTGACTATAGGAAGTTTCAAATATCCAAAGAAGAATTAATTCAATTCTCTATTTTTCAATTGAAAGTTATCATGAATGATTTGCATTCTAGAATCGAAA GTCTAAACAATTCTCTCATGTTGTCATTAGTCGAAAGAGATGAGTTGCATCTAGAACAAGGTGGTAAATTAATTGCTTTAGAAGATATCAAGTC CTGGATTAAAGAACTCAGTATTCGTTCATCAATTCCTCAAGTTAGGCGACAATTATTTCTCAATCTTTCAAGTAATTTATCAAATAACACATACAGTAATGATATTTTTCCTAAACCTCAAACTAAACATAACACTTTACCAAAAAGACCTCAATGGATGACATCCTTATTTGGTCGAGCATCACAGCGACATACTCTCTCATTATAA